The Doryrhamphus excisus isolate RoL2022-K1 chromosome 18, RoL_Dexc_1.0, whole genome shotgun sequence genome contains a region encoding:
- the LOC131106660 gene encoding dual specificity tyrosine-phosphorylation-regulated kinase 4-like isoform X2 gives MTQQKTVSTPAQQINKSCKNRILTSQSPGRTPESVLRDSKRCLTAYEQNEIREYRHVWYVGEKAKKPRRSKEVTSEDGESFDDSKGFYKVRVGDHLAYRFEVLGVMGSGLAGKVLKCKDHKAMAPVAVKVFRNTTEGHKLAQTELDNLKTLQRLDKTNKANMVHMKEHFYFRNHLCITFELFEKDLHKALVESKLRRLCEADIRKYAIDVLKCLKVLKDVQLIHGDLKPENILLDKENNAAVSDFGGSIFIRGRPINQTLAYMAPECLVGKCCTTASDMWSLGCTLAELDWGLFLFKGKDKADIFNCITRVLGLPPIDLQAAASKKNYCIESSDAEDKNQPKNPLAMRLKSKNPKFLDFIRCCLEYDTTKRLTPEKALRHPWIKQATKHSYNKPTISSLLKREKIPPPMLQPTTIYK, from the exons ATGACTCAGCAGAAGACAGTCTCCACGCCTGCTCAACAG ATAAACAAAAGCTGCAAGAACAGAATCCTCACTTCCCAATCACCGGGCAGGACTCCTGAAT CGGTTCTCCGAGACAGCAAGCGATGCCTGACGGCGTACGAGCAGAACGAAATCAGAGAGTACCGACACGTGTGGTATGTCGGAGAAAAGGCCAAGAAACCCAGGCGCTCGAAAGAGGTCACGTCGGAGGACGGCGAGTCCTTTGACGACTCCAAAGGGTTCTACAAAGTG AGGGTTGGCGACCATCTGGCCTACCGATTTGAGGTGCTGGGGGTGATGGGATCTGGGCTTGCAGGAAAGGTGCTCAAATGCAAGGACCACAAGGCTATGGCTCCTGTCGCCGTCAAGGTTTTTCGAAACACAACCGA AGGTCATAAGCTTGCACAGACGGAATTAGACAACCTAAAGACCTTGCAGCGGCTAGACAAGACCAACAAAGCCAACATGGTCCACATGAAGGAGCATTTCTACTTCCGTAACCATCTCTGCATCACCTTTGAGCTTTTTGA AAAGGACCTCCATAAAGCCTTAGTAGAAAGCAAACTGCGGCGACTCTGTGAGGCCGACATCAGGAAATACGCTATTGATGTGCTCAAGTGTCTGAAAGTGCTCAAAGACGTGCAGCTCATCCATGGTGACCTGAAGCCA GAAAACATCCTATTGGACAAAGAAAACAATGCAGCAGTGAGTGACTTTGGTGGGAGCATCTTCATAAGAG GTCGGCCCATCAATCAGACGCTAGCCTACATGGCTCCGGAGTGTCTGGTTGGCAAATGTTGCACCACAGCCTCGGACATGTGGAGCCTCGGCTGCACGCTGGCAGAGCTGGACTGGGGATTATTTCTCTTTAAAGGCAAAGACAAAGCGGACATTTTTAACTGCATAACAAGG GTGCTCGGTCTTCCTCCTATTGACTTGCAGGCTGCAGCCAGCAAAAAAAACTACTGCATCG AGAGCTCGGACGCGGAAGACAAAAACCAACCAAAGAACCCTCTGGCCATGAGACTGAAGTCGAAAAATCCAAAGTTTCTGGATTTCATTCGCTGCTGTCTCGA ATATGACACAACAAAACGACTAACGCCGGAGAAGGCTTTGCGGCATCCATGGATCAAACAAGCAACCAAACATTCAT atAACAAACCGACTATAAGCAGCTTACTGAAGAGAGAGAAGATTCCACCACCGATGTTGCAGCCGACCACAATTTACAAATGA
- the LOC131106660 gene encoding dual specificity tyrosine-phosphorylation-regulated kinase 4-like isoform X3, with the protein MINKSCKNRILTSQSPGRTPESVLRDSKRCLTAYEQNEIREYRHVWYVGEKAKKPRRSKEVTSEDGESFDDSKGFYKVRVGDHLAYRFEVLGVMGSGLAGKVLKCKDHKAMAPVAVKVFRNTTEGHKLAQTELDNLKTLQRLDKTNKANMVHMKEHFYFRNHLCITFELFEKDLHKALVESKLRRLCEADIRKYAIDVLKCLKVLKDVQLIHGDLKPENILLDKENNAAVSDFGGSIFIRGRPINQTLAYMAPECLVGKCCTTASDMWSLGCTLAELDWGLFLFKGKDKADIFNCITRVLGLPPIDLQAAASKKNYCIESSDAEDKNQPKNPLAMRLKSKNPKFLDFIRCCLEYDTTKRLTPEKALRHPWIKQATKHSYNKPTISSLLKREKIPPPMLQPTTIYK; encoded by the exons ATG ATAAACAAAAGCTGCAAGAACAGAATCCTCACTTCCCAATCACCGGGCAGGACTCCTGAAT CGGTTCTCCGAGACAGCAAGCGATGCCTGACGGCGTACGAGCAGAACGAAATCAGAGAGTACCGACACGTGTGGTATGTCGGAGAAAAGGCCAAGAAACCCAGGCGCTCGAAAGAGGTCACGTCGGAGGACGGCGAGTCCTTTGACGACTCCAAAGGGTTCTACAAAGTG AGGGTTGGCGACCATCTGGCCTACCGATTTGAGGTGCTGGGGGTGATGGGATCTGGGCTTGCAGGAAAGGTGCTCAAATGCAAGGACCACAAGGCTATGGCTCCTGTCGCCGTCAAGGTTTTTCGAAACACAACCGA AGGTCATAAGCTTGCACAGACGGAATTAGACAACCTAAAGACCTTGCAGCGGCTAGACAAGACCAACAAAGCCAACATGGTCCACATGAAGGAGCATTTCTACTTCCGTAACCATCTCTGCATCACCTTTGAGCTTTTTGA AAAGGACCTCCATAAAGCCTTAGTAGAAAGCAAACTGCGGCGACTCTGTGAGGCCGACATCAGGAAATACGCTATTGATGTGCTCAAGTGTCTGAAAGTGCTCAAAGACGTGCAGCTCATCCATGGTGACCTGAAGCCA GAAAACATCCTATTGGACAAAGAAAACAATGCAGCAGTGAGTGACTTTGGTGGGAGCATCTTCATAAGAG GTCGGCCCATCAATCAGACGCTAGCCTACATGGCTCCGGAGTGTCTGGTTGGCAAATGTTGCACCACAGCCTCGGACATGTGGAGCCTCGGCTGCACGCTGGCAGAGCTGGACTGGGGATTATTTCTCTTTAAAGGCAAAGACAAAGCGGACATTTTTAACTGCATAACAAGG GTGCTCGGTCTTCCTCCTATTGACTTGCAGGCTGCAGCCAGCAAAAAAAACTACTGCATCG AGAGCTCGGACGCGGAAGACAAAAACCAACCAAAGAACCCTCTGGCCATGAGACTGAAGTCGAAAAATCCAAAGTTTCTGGATTTCATTCGCTGCTGTCTCGA ATATGACACAACAAAACGACTAACGCCGGAGAAGGCTTTGCGGCATCCATGGATCAAACAAGCAACCAAACATTCAT atAACAAACCGACTATAAGCAGCTTACTGAAGAGAGAGAAGATTCCACCACCGATGTTGCAGCCGACCACAATTTACAAATGA